The Methanomicrobia archaeon sequence CTATTACTTCCACACAGGTCTCTTCGCCGAGCTGCTTCGCGATCTCCCAGGGCTTATTCCGGAGCATGGTCATGCCGAAATGGGTGAGGATAGCGACCCGTGGCCTTCTCGTTTCTATGATCCGTCTCGCATCTTTCACGCTGAGGTGGTCGACTCCTTCTCGCCGTTTATACATCGCCACGTTCATGACGAGCACGTCACCGTCGTAATAGTCCTCCAGGCCGTCGAAATAGCGCGTATCGGCGATAAAGGACACGATCGTCGAATGCTCGCCCTGTACCTTTATGTTCAGGCCGAAGGTGTCAACGATGCCGTGTAAATGCCGTTTCGGCGTCTGCACTTCGAGGCTGCCCACCGTATAGCACCCGCCCTCTTTGAACTCCTCGATGCGATCCACAAGCCCTTGATAATAGTTCAAAACGACCGCATCGCCCTCGTTTCTCAAGGCATCGGTAGGACAGAGCAGCACGCCACGTGGCTTGAATCCGCCCTCCGTCATCGCCTCGATCATCACATTGATGTCGTTA is a genomic window containing:
- a CDS encoding MBL fold metallo-hydrolase, translating into MARNNKDEIKFLGTAGARFVMITQFRSSAGTVLSLRGTNLLIDPGPGTLVKFTSSRPKLNPAKLNGIILTHKHLDHSNDINVMIEAMTEGGFKPRGVLLCPTDALRNEGDAVVLNYYQGLVDRIEEFKEGGCYTVGSLEVQTPKRHLHGIVDTFGLNIKVQGEHSTIVSFIADTRYFDGLEDYYDGDVLVMNVAMYKRREGVDHLSVKDARRIIETRRPRVAILTHFGMTMLRNKPWEIAKQLGEETCVEVIAARDGMKFDLSPFV